A genomic region of Papaver somniferum cultivar HN1 chromosome 7, ASM357369v1, whole genome shotgun sequence contains the following coding sequences:
- the LOC113295313 gene encoding uncharacterized protein LOC113295313, translated as MDCETPCSFKFADDKIIESTPAKLAGIFCMHRIGRRKGQKLLKYYCPSDLTDNVLYSKYFTDIKSTKHQTTVFILCVLFFGDKNANGVNAKYLSIVETYDTVLKVSWPDLIHEHLFEEIHTNLSCLSNVKACVQYLLLLFAEHTPAGLIPKVENHEEDIPRVGRWDIYQISDYIWKTDMTQFSPTPSFVAEFSQLEKQLGISTVVPSKDDLQSWLKAQTIENSHLKEQLQEKQAMLKAVYAIAREGISEGDLSGTAEFKVHKFSCQIMQAMGIDPYKVTQEEFMQHEDDVHGGTEHGATEHEEEELQLVETEQQGDGSTEQEKEKDDAETSFHEEFPCMSLAAGNTPTILQAQTAAEGHKRPLRTYSSSMKSVTTCKTPPKKRPVAKQKPTPTNNVDEEQKKDVEETPVTDEAQKKAADGGVVDGAGDDVAAKAVGDDVTATKSMRIHLQLLVTVWL; from the exons atggattgtgagacaccatgttcattcaAGTTTGCTGATGATAAGATTATAGAGTCTACACCGGCAAAGCTGGCTGGTATATTTTGCATGCATAGGATTGGAAGAAGAAAGGGTCAGAAGCTGTTAAAGTACTATTGTCCTAGTGATTTGACTGACAATGTTTTATACAGCAAATACTTCACCGATATCAAATCTACAAAGCATCAGACGACG GTCTTTATCTTGTGTGTATTGTTTTTTGGCGACAAAAATGCCAATGGAGTGAACGCGAAATATCTTAGTATCGTTGAAACTTATGATACGGTGCTCAAGGTGTCGTGGCCTGATTTAATACACGAGCACTTGTTTGAAGAGATTCATACTAATCTTAGTTGTTTGTCAAATGTGAAGGCTTGTGTGCAATACCTACTG ttaTTGTTTGCTGAACACACGCCAGCAGGATTAATCCCGAAAGTTGAGAACCACGAGGAAGATATCCCGAGGGTTGGGAGATGGGATATATACCAGATTTCTGATTACATTTGGAAAACAGACATGACACAGTTTTCG ccaactcctagctttgtggctgagttttcacagcttgagaAGCAGCTGGGTATATCAACCGTGGTACCCAGCAAGGACGACCTGCAAAGTTGGCTGAAAGCGCAAACTATTGAGAATAGCCATCTGAAAGAGCAACTGCAAGAAAAGCAAGCAATGCTTAAAGCAGTGTATGCAATTGCAAGAGAAGGGATATCAGAAGGGGACCTTTCAGGAACAGCGGAATTCAAGGTtcacaaatttagttgccaaattatgcaagcaatgggtattgatccttacaaagtgacccaggaagagtttatgcaacatgaagatgatgtacatggaggtactgagcatggagctactgagcatgaagaagaagagttacaatTAGTTGAGACAGAGCAACAAGGAGATGGAAGTACtgagcaagagaaagagaaagatgacgcggaaacttccttccatgaagaat ttccatgtatgagccttgcagctggaaatacgccaacaattctgcaagctcaaactgctgcagaggGGCACAAAAGACCACTCAGGACATATAGTTCGAGTATGAAGAGTGTGACAACTTGCaagactccaccaaagaaaaggCCTGTCGCAAAGCAAAAGCCCACTCCTACAAATAATGTTgatgaggagcagaagaaagatgTTGAAGAGACACCTGTTACGGATGAGGCACAGAAGAAAGCTGCAGATGGTGGAGTTGTGGATGGGGCAGGTGATGATGTAGCTGCAAAAGCCGTAGGTGATGATGTTACTGCAACAAAGTCAATGAGGATACACCTGCAACTGTTGGTGACGGTTTGGTTATGA
- the LOC113295314 gene encoding uncharacterized protein LOC113295314 codes for MATKKNFLGKPNYNRLVDNNLMINSDTMFEFDESSLWNSNHHHQITSTEFKKSIPSTRILTKKSSRRDDNGDRVDQGNTAKSLPVNIPDWSKILREDHRIIRNVDYVIDDEDDYDDEDEDFENDHQDSGRNGRIRIPPHEFLARRTQISSFSVHEGIGRTLKGRDLSRVRDAIWQKNGFED; via the coding sequence ATGGCTACTAAGAAGAACTTTTTAGGGAAACCAAATTATAATAGACTTGTGGATAACAATTTAATGATCAATTCAGATACTATGTTTGAATTTGATGAATCAAGTTTATGGAattcaaatcatcatcatcaaattacATCAACTGAATTTAAGAAATCAATACCTAGTACGAGAATTTTGACGAAGAAATCAAGCAGGAGAGATGACAATGGAGATCGAGTTGATCAAGGTAATACTGCGAAATCATTACCAGTAAATATACCTGACTGGTCAAAGATTTTAAGAGAAGATCATAGGATTATTAGAAATGTTGATTATGttattgatgatgaagacgattatgatgatgaagacgaagatTTTGAAAATGATCATCAAGACAGTGGCCGAAATGGTAGGATTCGAATTCCTCCTCATGAATTTCTAGCTAGGAGAACTCAAATTTCTTCATTTTCTGTTCATGAAGGAATAGGACGAACTCTGAAAGGAAGAGATTTAAGCAGAGTTAGAGATGCGATTTGGCAGAAAAATGGTTTTGAAGATTAA